A section of the Saccharomyces paradoxus strain CBS432 chromosome XII sequence genome encodes:
- the ERF2 gene encoding palmitoyltransferase ERF2 (Subunit of a palmitoyltransferase~similar to YLR246W), which translates to MALVSRRSTRSESTSITKEEHTGGASLTKLFFRWLVTLEGDQDINDGKGYISIPNVSNYIFFLGGRFRTVKSAKPLWLGVLFVIICPMVLFSIFETHKLWHTQNGYKVLVIFFYYFWAITLISFIRTATSDPGVLPRNIHLGQLRNNYQIPQEYYNLITLPTHSSVLKDITIKYCPSCRIWRPPRSSHCSTCNVCVMVHDHHCIWVNNCIGKRNYRFFLIFLLSAIFSSIILLANCTIHIARESGGPRDYPVAILLLCYAGLTLWYPAILFTYHIFMAGNQQTTREFLKGIGSKKNPVFHRVVKEQNIFDKGSFLKNLGHLMLEPRGPSFVSARKPHEAGDWRFMNLSPVHSFEKI; encoded by the coding sequence ATGGCCTTGGTTTCTAGAAGGTCGACTAGATCGGAAAGCACCTCAATAACAAAGGAAGAGCATACTGGAGGAGCTTCGCTGACGAAGTTGTTCTTTCGATGGCTTGTTACCTTGGAGGGTGATCAGGATATAAATGATGGAAAAGGTTACATATCGATCCCTAACGTTTCGAATTATATATTCTTCCTTGGTGGCAGGTTCAGAACGGTGAAAAGTGCCAAACCCTTGTGGTTGGGTGTTCTCTTCGTTATAATATGTCCTATGGTTCTCTTTTCTATCTTTGAGACACATAAATTGTGGCATACCCAAAATGGTTATAAAGTGCTggtcattttcttttactatTTTTGGGCCATAACGCTAATATCTTTCATCAGAACAGCTACCAGTGATCCTGGCGTTCTTCCGAGAAATATTCATTTGGGTCAACTACGAAATAATTATCAGATCCCGCAAGAATATTACAACTTGATTACACTACCAACACACTCTTCAGTTTTAAAAGACATTACTATCAAGTATTGTCCATCATGCAGGATATGGAGGCCACCTCGGTCTTCTCATTGTTCAACATGTAACGTCTGCGTGATGGTTCACGACCACCATTGTATATGGGTCAATAATTGCATAGGAAAAAGGAACTACCGgttctttttaatatttctATTAAGTGCAATATTTTCGTCAATTATCTTATTGGCTAATTGTACGATCCATATCGCACGAGAGTCTGGAGGGCCTCGCGATTATCCCGTGGCAATATTGTTACTCTGCTATGCTGGGCTAACCTTATGGTATCCGGCGATACTATTTACCTATCACATATTCATGGCAGGTAACCAGCAAACCACaagagaatttttgaaaggtATCggatcaaagaaaaacccTGTATTTCATCGTGTGGTTAAAGAGCAAAACATATTTGATAAAggttcctttttgaaaaatctagGTCACTTGATGTTAGAACCAAGAGGCCCAAGCTTTGTCAGTGCGAGAAAGCCGCATGAAGCTGGAGATTGGAGATTCATGAATTTATCACCGGTACACagctttgaaaaaatatag
- the CDD1 gene encoding cytidine deaminase (Cytidine deaminase~similar to YLR245C): MVKQGYKVMKVRSIEDRQLEALKKAALKACELSYSPYSHFRVGCSILTNDDVIFTGANVENASYSNCICAERSAMIQAVMAGYRSGWKCMVICGDSKDECVSPCGVCRQFINEFVIKDFPIVMLNSTGSRSEVMTMGELLPMAFGPSHLS; the protein is encoded by the coding sequence atggtCAAACAAGGATATAAGGTAATGAAAGTACGTAGCATAGAGGACAGACAACTGGAggctttgaaaaaggcGGCACTGAAGGCGTGCGAGCTCTCCTACAGCCCCTACTCTCACTTTCGTGTAGGTTGTTCCATATTAACAAATGACGACGTTATCTTCACGGGCGCTAATGTAGAGAATGCAAGCTACAGTAATTGTATATGTGCAGAACGATCTGCTATGATACAAGCCGTGATGGCAGGTTACCGCTCGGGATGGAAATGCATGGTCATATGTGGCGATTCTAAGGATGAGTGCGTGTCTCCTTGCGGTGTTTGCAGACAATTTATCAATGAATTTGTGATCAAGGACTTTCCAATCGTTATGCTCAACTCGACAGGTTCCCGTTCTGAAGTCATGACCATGGGGGAGCTGCTGCCCATGGCTTTTGGTCCCTCCCATTTAAGCTAG
- the MAP1 gene encoding methionine aminopeptidase MAP1 (Methionine aminopeptidase~similar to YLR244C), with protein sequence MATTTTTVTASEQNSDPTKIHCAGLQCGRETSSQMKCPVCLKQGIVSIFCDTSCYENNYKAHKSLHNAKDGLKGAYDPFPKFKYSGKVKASYPLTPKRYVPEDIPKPDWAANGLPVSEQRNDRLNNIPIYKKDQIKKIRKACMLGREVLDIAAAQVRPGITTDELDEIVHNETIKRGAYPSPLNYYNFPKSLCTSVNEVICHGVPDKTVLKEGDIVNLDVSLYYQGYHADLNETYYVGENISKEALNTTETSRECLKLAIKMCKPGTTFQELGDHIEKHAAENKCSVVRTYCGHGVGEFFHCSPNIPHYAKNRTPGVMKPGMVFTIEPMINEGTWKDMTWPDDWTSTTQDGKLSAQFEHTLLVTEHGVEILTARSKKSPGGPRQRIK encoded by the coding sequence ATGGCCACAACTACTACAACAGTTACCGCTTCCGAACAGAATTCTGATCCTACCAAGATACATTGTGCCGGTTTGCAATGTGGTAGGGAGACTTCGTCCCAAATGAAGTGTCCTGTATGTCTAAAACAGGGCATCgtttccattttttgtGACACAAGCTGTTATGAAAACAACTACAAGGCTCACAAATCTTTGCACAATGCTAAAGACGGTTTGAAAGGTGCTTATGATCCCTTcccaaaattcaaatattcCGGTAAAGTGAAGGCTTCATATCCTTTGACTCCAAAGAGATACGTCCCTGAAGATATTCCTAAACCAGATTGGGCTGCCAACGGACTGCCAGTTAGTGAACAAAGAAACGACAGACTTAACAACATTCCTATCTACAAGAAGGACCAAATTAAAAAGATTAGAAAGGCCTGCATGTTGGGTAGAGAGGTTCTTGATATTGCCGCTGCTCAGGTCAGACCAGGTATTACTACAGATGAATTAGATGAAATCGTTCACAATGAAACAATCAAGAGAGGTGCTTATCCTTCCCCTCTCAACTACTACAATTTCCCTAAATCCCTCTGTACCTCTGTCAATGAAGTTATCTGTCACGGTGTGCCTGACAAAACCGTATTGAAGGAAGGTGATATTGTCAATTTGGATGTTTCCTTATACTACCAAGGTTATCATGCTGACTTAAACGAAACGTATTATGTTGGTGAGAACATTTCTAAGGAAGCTCTTAATACCACTGAGACATCAAGAGAATGTTTGAAGCTAGCCATTAAAATGTGTAAGCCAGGTACTACCTTTCAAGAGTTAGGTGATCATATTGAGAAACATGCTGCCGAAAATAAGTGCAGTGTAGTAAGAACCTATTGTGGACATGGTGTTGGTGAGTTTTTCCACTGTTCCCCCAATATTCCTCATTACGCCAAGAATAGGACACCTGGTGTTATGAAACCGGGTATGGTTTTCACCATCGAACCTATGATTAATGAGGGTACTTGGAAGGATATGACCTGGCCTGATGACTGGACTTCTACCACTCAAGATGGTAAATTGAGTGCTCAATTTGAACATACTCTGTTGGTTACCGAACATGGTGTTGAAATCCTAACGGCCAGGAGTAAGAAATCTCCAGGTGGTCCAAGACAAAGAATTAAATAG
- the ARV1 gene encoding sterol homeostasis protein ARV1 (Cortical ER protein~similar to YLR242C), whose protein sequence is MICITCMRSVDSLYTVYSNDHIQLTDCPFCKDTVDKYVEIDNVLLFIDLLLLKAGAYRHLVFNSLELHLSKYPRGKALNDCQCLRDYTQALIFNIKNWFCKYDRLNRLWLLLLSFEIYLTWVTEESKYIYYLNRNNNDGKLIMLSKKLPESFKWDSAIMRNTITNKVFTWSPPIQYLYFASYCILDVCLFHTFIQYFILKKLHWRQLSVSSKDVISYTILLSYGAKIFPILMLIWPYDTLISMSIIKWVANFYIIESLKIVTKLSYWNIIKIFICVSLLRYCIVKPILIVFVAKFNFSIIKNLIHQEFMLLLQKSGTYLFL, encoded by the coding sequence ATGATATGCATAACGTGCATGCGATCTGTAGATTCGCTTTATACAGTGTATTCAAATGACCACATTCAGTTGACAGATTGTCCATTCTGCAAAGATACAGTGGACAAATACGTCGAGATTGACAACGTCCTGTTGTTTATTGATCTGCTACTATTAAAAGCAGGTGCATATAGACACTTGGTATTCAATTCTTTGGAATTGCATCTCTCAAAATATCCGAGAGGAAAAGCGCTAAATGATTGCCAGTGTTTGCGTGATTATACGCAAGCTTTGATATTTAATATCAAGAACTGGTTTTGTAAATATGACCGATTAAATCGCCTTTGGCTTCTGTTACTATCGTTCGAGATTTATTTAACTTGGGTTACTGAGGAGAGTAAATACATCTACTATTTGAACCGTAACAATAATGATGGTAAGCTCATCATgctttcaaagaaattgcCAGAAAGCTTCAAATGGGACTCGGCAATCATGCGCAATACCATCACAAATAAAGTGTTTACCTGGAGCCCACCAATACAATATCTTTACTTTGCAAGTTATTGTATTCTTGACGTTTGTTTATTTCACACATTTATTCAGTATTTCATACTGAAAAAGCTGCATTGGCGACAACTGTCCGTTTCTTCAAAGGATGTGATATCATACACGATCCTATTATCGTATGGCGCCAAAATTTTTCCCATATTGATGTTGATATGGCCTTATGATACTCTGATTTCGATGAGTATCATCAAGTGGGTAGCTAATTTCTATATTATTGAATCGTTGAAGATTGTGACTAAGCTTTCCTATTGGAATATCATAAAGATTTTTATATGTGTGTCTCTATTACGTTATTGCATAGTCAAGCCAATACTTATAGTTTTCGTGGCAAAATTCAACTTTTCGATTATTAAGAATTTAATCCATCAGGAGTTTATGTTGCTACTGCAGAAGTCAGGaacttatttatttttataa
- the GPN3 gene encoding putative signal sequence-binding GTPase GPN3 (GTPase with a role in biogenesis of RNA pol II and polIII~similar to YLR243W), translated as MSRVGVMVLGPAGAGKSTFCNSIISHMQTVGRRAHIVNLDPAAEATKYEFTIDIRDLISLDDVMEEMDLGPNGALIYCFEYLLNNLDWLDEEIGDFNDEYLIFDCPGQIELYTHIPVLPNIVRHLTQQLNFNLCATYLLEAPFVIDSSKFFSGALSAMSAMILLELPHINVLSKLDLIKGDINKKKLKRFLNPDAMLLMETEGMNQASNPKFLKLNQCIANLVDDFGMVQFLPLESNNPDSIATILSYVDDITQWAEGQEQKEPNDQIDIEE; from the coding sequence ATGTCTCGCGTTGGTGTTATGGTGCTAGGACCTGCAGGTGCGGGGAAAAGCACATTCTGCAATTCCATTATATCGCATATGCAAACTGTAGGACGAAGAGCACATATTGTAAATTTAGATCCTGCTGCAGAGGCTACCAAGTATGAGTTTACTATTGACATTAGGGATTTAATTTCCTTGGATGATGTCATGGAAGAAATGGATTTGGGCCCCAATGGTGCACTAATATATTGCTTCGAATatcttttgaataatttagACTGGCTTGACGAGGAGATCGGAGATTTCAACGATGAATATTTGATCTTTGACTGTCCCGGCCAAATTGAACTATACACGCATATCCCTGTCTTACCGAACATAGTGCGCCATTTAACCCAACAATTAAATTTCAACCTTTGCGCCACATACCTTTTGGAGGCGCCATTTGTGATAGATAGCTCAAAATTCTTTAGTGGAGCACTATCTGCTATGTCTGCGATGATTCTATTGGAGCTACCCCATATCAATGTGTTGAGCAAATTAGACTTGATAAAGGGCGacatcaataaaaaaaaactgaaaagatttttgaatCCCGATGCAATGTTATTAATGGAAACAGAAGGAATGAACCAAGCATCCAACCCTAAATTTCTAAAATTAAATCAATGTATAGCCAATCTCGTTGATGATTTCGGTATGGTTCAGTTCTTACCTTTGGAATCTAATAATCCCGACAGTATAGCAACCATATTATCGTATGTCGATGATATAACACAATGGGCAGAAGGACAAGAGCAGAAAGAGCCCAACGACCAAATAGATATCGAAGAATAg
- the CSC1 gene encoding Csc1p (Calcium permeable gated cation channel~similar to YLR241W), with protein MTSYIEKLTSAASYLDTLPDEHHDFRKPTAKVVTTQLTIATLLGIFALLSFSILLKKWPRLYASRRYKDDGNLRLPSWNQSSLFGWLTVLYKIRDEQILEYAGLDAYVFLSFFKMCIKLLSIFCFFSVCVISPVRYHFTGKIDDGNDDDDNENSLMHLLKRIVEGSGDGDNHSAPERTNVYLWMYVIFTYFFTFIAIKMAVAETKHVVSTRQAYLGKQNTITDRTIRLSGIPIELRDSEALKTRIEQLKIGTVSSITICREWGPLNKLFHCRKMILKNLELKYAECPRELRTRQPYSENYHLLGNGQSGEVSHGEHVSQSNNNEDDAALYSQISLGERPKMKIGYRGVFGKEVDAIEYLEQQLKFIDAEITEARKQHYSATPTAFVTMDSVANAQMAAQAVLDPRVHYFITRLAPAPHDIKWDHVCLSRKDRLTKVYSTTVFIGLSSLFLVIPVSYLATLLNLKTLSKFWPSVGQLLKDHQWAANIVTGLLPTYLFTLLNFGIPYFYEYLTSYQGLVSYSEEEISLVSKNFFYIFVNLFLVFTLAGTASNYWAYLSDTTKIAYQLATSVKEFSLFYVDLIILQGIGMFPFKLLLVGSLIGFPLVKIKAKTPRQRNELYNPPIFNFGLQLPQPILILIITLIYSVMSTKILTSGLAYFIIGFYVYKYQLIFATDHLPHSTGKVWPLIFRRIIVGLLLFQLTMTGTLAGFEGGWVLSSCLFPLPVVTLCFLYDFEKNYLPLSKYIALSSIREYERDNSTVNSANEEESYAYPYAVSELEGPMLD; from the coding sequence ATGACATCATATATCGAAAAGCTCACGTCGGCAGCATCGTATCTTGATACACTTCCGGATGAGCATCACGATTTCAGGAAACCCACCGCCAAGGTTGTAACGACGCAACTGACTATTGCTACTTTACTAGGTATTTTTGCTTTGCTTTCGTTCTCAATCCTGTTAAAAAAGTGGCCCAGATTATACGCAAGCAGACGATATAAAGATGATGGCAATCTTCGCCTACCATCGTGGAATCAGTCAAGTTTATTTGGTTGGTTAACAGTGTTGTATAAAATACGGGACGAACAAATTCTGGAATATGCAGGTTTAGATGCATACGtatttttgagttttttcaaaatgtgCATAAAATTACtttctattttttgtttcttctctGTGTGCGTTATATCTCCAGTAAGGTACCATTTTACTGGAAAGATTGATGATGGcaacgatgatgatgacaatgagAATTCCTTGATGCATCTATTAAAAAGAATTGTGGAGGGAAGTGGCGATGGTGACAATCATTCAGCTCCCGAACGTACAAATGTGTACCTCTGGATGTATGTTATCTTCACATACTTTTTCACCTTTATAGCAATTAAAATGGCAGTCGCGGAAACAAAGCATGTGGTAAGTACTAGACAAGCTTATCTTGGTAAGCAAAATACCATTACTGATAGAACGATAAGACTCTCAGGCATTCCGATAGAGCTTCGTGATTCAGAAGCCTTAAAGACCAGAATTGAACAATTAAAAATCGGCACTGTTTCATCAATCACTATATGTCGAGAGTGGGGTCCTTTGAACAAACTCTTTCATTGTCGGAAGATGATACTTAAGAACCTGGAACTAAAATATGCAGAATGTCCAAGAGAGCTCCGTACCCGGCAACCGTACTCGGAGAACTATCACTTATTAGGAAACGGGCAATCAGGCGAAGTTTCGCATGGAGAACATGTCTCACAAAGCAATAATAACGAGGACGATGCGGCACTATATTCTCAAATTTCTCTTGGAGAAAGaccaaaaatgaaaattggTTATCGTGGTGTTTTTGGGAAGGAAGTAGATGCCATAGAATATTTGGAACAGCAATTGAAATTCATTGACGCAGAAATTACTGAAGCGAGGAAGCAACACTACTCTGCGACACCTACGGCATTCGTAACCATGGATTCTGTTGCTAACGCGCAAATGGCAGCTCAGGCTGTATTAGATCCTAGGGTACATTACTTCATAACCAGGTTGGCTCCTGCGCCTCATGATATCAAATGGGATCATGTCTGTCTTTCTAGAAAGGACCGATTAACAAAAGTTTATTCTACTACCGTATTTATAGGCCTGTCGAGTTTGTTTTTAGTTATTCCTGTATCATACTTGGCCACATTGCTAAATTTGAAAACCCTTTCAAAGTTCTGGCCAAGTGTAGGGCAGCTGTTGAAAGATCACCAATGGGCTGCCAACATTGTAACAGGATTATTACCAACCTATCTCTTCACGTTGCTTAACTTTGGCATTCCCTATTTTTATGAATATTTGACTTCTTATCAAGGACTGGTATCATACAGCGAAGAGGAAATCTCGCttgtttccaaaaatttcttttatatttttgttaacCTATTCTTAGTTTTCACGTTGGCAGGTACCGCATCTAATTATTGGGCATACCTCAGCGACACTACTAAAATTGCCTATCAACTTGCTACGTCCGTGAAAGAGTTCTCCTTATTCTATGTCGATTTGATTATATTGCAAGGTATTGGTATGTTCCCGTTTAAGTTATTATTAGTTGGCAGTTTGATCGGCTTTCCTTTGGTGAAAATCAAGGCTAAAACCCCCCGGCAGCGAAATGAACTTTACAACCCACCGATATTTAATTTTGGACTACAATTACCACAGCCAATTCTGATTTTGATTATAACGCTGATCTACAGTGTGATGAGcacaaaaattttgacGTCGGGGCTGgcatattttattattggGTTTTATGTCTATAAGTATCAATTGATTTTTGCCACAGATCATTTGCCTCATTCTACAGGGAAAGTATGGCCATTGATTTTCAGAAGAATCATCGTTGGATTGCTGTTGTTTCAATTAACAATGACAGGAACACTGGCAGGATTTGAAGGAGGATGGGTATTGTCATCTTGTCTCTTCCCGCTCCCGGTAGTGACTTTATGTTTTCtatatgattttgaaaagaactaTTTGCCGTTGTCAAAATATATTGCTTTAAGTTCAATTCGCGAGTACGAAAGAGACAATTCTACGGTTAACTCCGCCAACGAGGAAGAGTCGTATGCGTATCCTTACGCTGTGAGTGAATTAGAAGGTCCGATGTTAGATTAA